The Streptomyces sp. NBC_00775 genome includes the window CCCACCCACCCGCACCCGACACACAACCGAACGGGGTCGAAGGGGCGGAGCCCCTGGGGATGGGACGGGTAGGGGCGGCGGGGGCGAGAAACGCAATTGCCTGCACCACCGCGACGGGTAAGCCGACTACCAGAGACCGTGCCCGACAAGGCTCGCCGGGGAAAGCCGATGCCGCGGGTTGCGGGGACGGTGAGAATGGGTGGGTGCGGTACAGGATTCTGGGGGTCACCCAGGTGGAGGACGACCGGGGAGCCCAGATCACCGTGGGCGGCCCCCGCGTACGCGCGCTGCTCACGGCCCTGGCCCAGCGCCCAGAACACACCACCACCCCGGACACCCTGATCAACGAGGTGTGGGCGGACGATCCCCCACAGGACGCCCCCGCAGCCCTACAGGCCCTGGTCGGCCGCCTCCGCCGAGCCATCGGCAAGGACACGGTCACCTCCGAGGCGGGCGGCTACCGCCTGCGGGCCACCAAGGACGACGTGGACCTGTTCGTCTTCGAGCGACTGGTGGGGCAGGGCAAGGCCGCACTCGACCAAGGTGACGCCACAACCGCCGCCGACCGCCTCCGCGAGGCCCTCGCCCTGTGGCACGGCCCCGCCCTCGCCGACCTCCCCGACCGCACCGCCGCGACCCGCCCGGAGGCCCTCCGCCTGGAGGCGACGCGAGCCCGCGTCGACGCGGACCTGCGGCTCGGCCGCGCCTCCGACGTCGTACCGGAGTTGAAGGAACTGACGTCGGCTCACCCATACGACGAGGCGCTGCACGTCCTGCTCATCCGCGCCCTGCGCGACGCCGGCCGAGGCGCGGATGCCTTGGCTGCGTACGAGGGGGTGCGCCGCGGGCTGATGGACGGTCTGGGAGCGGATCCCGGGCGGGAACTACGCGCACTGCACGCGGAGTTGCTGGACCCACAGCGCAACCCGCAACCGGAGCAAGGGCAGTGGCACGGGCAGGAGTACGGGCAGGGGCAGGAGTACGGGCAGGGGAATGGGAAGGGAAAGGCGGCTCGGCCAGAGGACACAGCTCGCCCCCAAGCTCGTGCGGGCGGGGCGGCGCCCGCCGGTTCCGTCGAGTCGGGCGATCTCTTCCGGGCCCCACGGAACGGGAACATTCGTCCTCGTCTGAACGCATTCGTCGGGAGGGAACCCGAACTCGGAGCCATCCGTTCGGATGTTCAGAGGGCACGCCTGGTCACCCTGACCGGACCAGGTGGTTCGGGAAAGACCCGCCTCGCCGAGGAAGCCGCCGCCGGGCTTCCGCAGGCGTGGCTGGTCGAGCTGGCCCCGCTCGACCGGCCCGAGGCGGTCCCGGGCGCCGTGGTCAGTGCCCTCGGTCTGCGCGAAACCGTGCTGATCACCAACGAGATGGCGGTCCCGCAGGACGACCCGGTCGCCCTGCTCGTCGAGTACTGCGCCCAGCGCAGCCAGCTCCTGATCTTTGACAATTGCGAACATGTCATCGGCGCGGCGGCCGAGCTCGCCGAGACTCTGCTGACGCACTGCCCGGGGCTCACGATCCTCGCCACCAGCCGTGAACCCCTGGGCGTGCCCGGCGAGTTGGTGCGCCCGGTCGAGCCCCTGCCGCCCGATCCCGCGCGCCGCCTCTTCATGGAGCGGGCGTCGGCCGTGCGCCCCGACGCCGACGTCGCGTTCCACGACTCGGCGGCCGTGGACGAGATCTGCCGGCGGCTCGACGGTCTGCCCCTGGCCATCGAGCTGGCCGCCGCCCGGCTGCGGCTGCTCACCCCTCGTCAGATCGCCGACCGGCTCGACGACCGCTTCCGGCTGCTCACCTCCGGGAGCCGCACGGTGCTGCCCCGCCAGCAGACCCTGCGCGCCGTCGTCGACTGGTCCTGGGACCTGCTCGACGAGCGGGAGCGGACCGTGCTGTGCGAGGCGTCCGTGTTCGCGGGCGGCTGGGACCTGGCGGCCGCGGAGGCCGTGTGCACCGGGCCCGCGGCCGATCTCGTCGGGGCGCTCGTCGACAAGTCCCTGATCGTCGCCACCCCGTATGACGGAGACGGAGATGGAGATGGAGATGGGGAGGGAGGCGGCTATGGGGATGGCGACGGCTACGTAGATGGCGTTCGGCTTGGCGGCATGCGTTATCGCATGCTGGAGACCATCCACGAGTACGCCACCGAGCGCGCCGCGGAGGTCCCCGAACTGCGCGCCTCGGCCGAGCGGCGGCACCGCGCATGGGTGCGCTCGCTGGTCGAGGAGGCCGAGCCGCTGCTGCGTTCCGCCGAGCAACTCCCGTGGATCCGGCGGCTGGAGACCGAGCTCGACAACATCAGGGCTGCTCTCTTCCGCGCGGTCGTCGCCGGTGACGAGGAGGAGGGCGGTGCCCTGGTCCTCGCCATGGGCTGGTTCTGGTGGCTGCGCAACTTCCGCCGCGAGGGCACGGAATGGACGGACCTCGTGCTGCGGCTGGGCGCGATGCTCGACGCGACCGGGCCCGGTGCGCCGCCCGCCCCAGGGGGGCCGCCGGCCGTGGGCCTGGGGACTGGCGCCGCTGTGGGCAGTCGGTCGGGCACGAGCATGGGCTCCCGGACGAGCGCGAGCATGGGTACCCGGACCGGCACGACCATGGGCGCCCGGAAAGACACGGGCGCAGGTCCTGGAGAGCCTGGAGAGGGCGCGCTGTCCGTCGGGTCTCGGCCCGTCTCCGGTGACGCCCTCCTCGCCGAGCTGGACGCCGTCGACCCCGTGGCGGCCTTCCTCGACGCCCCCGAGCGCGATGCGCACCCGTTGCGCGGGGTGCGGATGCGGATGCGGCTGTTCCACCTGTTCATGAAGATGGACGTCGGCTCGCTGGACGGGCGGGTGGACGGGCCGATGCGGGAGTACATCCAGCGGGTGCGGGCCGTCTTCGAGAAGGGCGGCCCCGACGCGGCCCGGATGCCGGGACTGATCTGGCCGATGGCCTCCTACTTCCTGGGCGGCGCGGACGATCTGCGGCCCGTCATGGACGCGGCGGTCGCCAACTGCCGTGCGTACGGGGGCGAGTGGGAGATCGGCGTCACCCTGATGTTCCGTACGCACATGGTCGTCGATGCCCCGGGCGGTATGGACGGAGTGGACGACGACCTGGCGGAGCTGCGGGTGCTCAGCCGCAGGGTGGGGGACCGCTGGATGCGGGCCCAGGTGTGCAGCGCGGCCGGTGAGGCGGCGATGGCGCGCAGCCTGTTCGACGAGGCGAAGGGGGAGTACGAGGAGGCGCTGCGGCTCGCCTTCGAGGTGGGCGCGTATGCCGAGACGCCGTTCCTCATGGCGCGGCTGGGCGAGATCGCCCATCGTGCGGGCGAGCGGTCCCGGGCGCTGGCCGCTCTGGACGAGGCGAGTGCGGCGGCCGAGCGGTACGGGGTGACGGACTCCCGGGCGTTCGTCCGGCTGCTGCGGGCCCAGATCGCGCTGGACGACGGCGAGGTCGCCTCCGCGCGCGAACTGTGCGAGCAGGCGCGCGAGGATGGCTTCCAAGGGACCCCGCCCCCGCAGTTCGTGGCGGCGCTGAACTGGGTGGACGCGCTCGTCACGACCGCCGAGTCGGGTCCGGAGCGCGGTTTGCGGAAGCTGTTCGACGCCCTCCGGGATGCGGTGGACATGCGGTGCGCCGATGTGGTGAAGGCGGGCTTCCTCGATGTCGGGGCGGGCCTCCTGGCCGAGCTGGGCGATCACCCGCACGCGATCCGTCTGCTCGCCGCCGGTGCCCGCTGGCGCGGCGGCCATCCGCGTCCCCCGCGCGAGCGCGTCCACGCCGAGCGTACGGAGGCAGCCGCGCTCGCGGCCCTCGGACCTGTCCGCTACGAGTCCGAGCGGGCCAAGGGTTCGGACTTCGCCACGGATGACGCGCTGCGGGACCTGGCCGAGGCGCTGAATGAGCACCCCATCGCCGACTAGCGGCCCGGGCTCATCTCATTCACGCACAAGCGCCCGCGTGTTCCCCGGTACCGGAGCCGGGCCCATTCACGCGCACCGGAGCCGCATCCGCTCACGCGCGCCAGAGCCGTGCCCGCTCACTGGCACAGGAACTTCGACTCCGCCCAGTCCGCCAGTGCCGCCGAGTCGAACGGTGAGTGGGGTTCGACGACGAGGCGGATCGTCTTGTGGCCGGTGAGGTTCACATGGACGGGGATCGCCTGGTCACCGCCCTCGATCAGCGGCGACTGCCACAGCTGCGACCCGTCGGCGTACACGGAGAAGCGCGCCTTGCCGAGGCCCATCGTCAGGTCGTCGACGCCGACCATCGCGTCGTACGAGGAGCAGCTGCGGTTGAGGTCGATGGTGACGGAGGACTGGCCGTGGACGGTCACCCCGTGCGCGTACGTCGTGTTCGCGATCGACACCCCGTCGCGCTGCCACACCCAGCTGCTCTCGCCGAGCCGCATCTCGGGCTTGGTGTGGTCGCCGTTGACGCCGTACTCCAGCTCGCTCCACTGGTAGACGACCGGTGCGGGAGGGGGCGTCGGGGTCGGGGTCGGGGTCGGCTTGGGCGTGGGCTTCGGCTTCGCCTTCGCCTTCGTCGGGGTGGGGGTTGGCGACGGCTTGGGCGTGGGCTTCGGGGTGGGCTTGGGCGTCGGGGAAGGCGTCGGCGTGGGAGTCGGGGCGGGGGCGACCACGACCGGCGGATTCGGCGTAGGCGTCTTCTTCGGGGGCTTCGGCGACGGCAGTGGCGCCTCGACGGCGGGTGAGGTGGCCGGTTTGGCCTCGGGCTTCTTGGCTGGGCTGTGGTTGCCCGACAGGGCGAGTGCCACCGCCACCGCCGTGGCCGCCGCGACGACACCCGCCGCGATACCGGCCTTGACCGGCGCGCCGAGTCCTTCCGAGGCCGCCGCGCCGCCACCCGCGCTCGCCCCGCCCGAGCCGCCACTCGCCGCGGCTGCCGCGCCCGCGGCTCCGGCCGCACCCGCTCCGGCGCCACCGGCGATGAGGGCGACGGCCTTCGCGTAGCCGGCGGCACCGAACCAGCCGATGACCGCGACCGGCACGACCGCCGGGATCCCGCCGGCGACTTCCTTGATCTGGCCCGCGGCCAGCCGGCACTTGGCGCACTCCTCCAGGTGCTTGCGCAGCCCGCGTTCGGCGCGGGTGCGCAGCCCGCCGCGGGCGTAGGCGCCGAGCCGGTCGGCGTAGCGCGCGCACTCCTCGTCCATGCTCAGCGTGGCGCTCACATGCGCCTGGAGGTAGGCCTGCTTGAGGCCCTCACGGGCGCGGCTGGCGAGTACGCGCGTGCCGTTGGCGTCGAGTCCGAAGAGCGTGGCGACCTCGCTCGGCGACTCGTCCTCGACCTCGGTGTGCCACAGCACGGCCTGCCAGCGCTCCGGCAGTGAGCGGAAGGCCTGCATGGCCATGGACTGCTCGGCCTCGTGCATCGCGTGCACGTCGGCGCCGAGGTCCAATGTGTCGTCGTCGGACACCTCGGAACCGCGGGAGGCCTGCGTGGCGAACACCGCGAAGTCGTCGACCAGTTGCTCCCGCTTCGCCGACGTCGTCCAGTTCGCGGCGACACGGCGGACCGTGGTCAGCAGATACGCGCGTACGGCGTGCTCGGGCCCGCTGCCGCCGCGTACGGCCTGGAGCATGCGGGCGAACACCTCGGCGGTGAGGTCGTCGGCGGTGTGCGCGTCCCGGCAGCAGGTGCGGGCGTAGCGGCGCACGGCTTCCGCGTGGCGCCGGTACAGCGCCTCGTACGCCGTGTCGTCACCCGCGCGCATCCGCTCGATCAGATCGGCGTCGGACGGGGGCAGATCGACCAGGGGCAGATCGGCCGGGGGCGGCAGGGCGCCGACGTCGCGCCGGTCGAAGCGGTCGCGCTGCGAGGGAACGCTGGGGTCCGGGCGGCTGTCGCCCGAAGGCGCCGCGCGGCCCGTCGAGGGGCCACCCTGGCTCGGCACCTGCTGTGAGGGCGGCCCGCCGGTCTCCGCGCCACCGTCACCGAGTGACTCGTCCCGCCCGTCAACACTCATCGCGGAAAGCCCCCGCCTGCACACTCGGACCCGAATACCGGGAAAGAGTGCCACACGCTTCAGGGGTGCGGCTCCCCAGTACGGACCAACCACTCGTCCGTGGGGACTTGCCACACGACAGCACTAGTGGTCACTCTTTTGGGGAATAGTCAACGAACGGCCCGCGCACGGGAGTTGCCGTTACGCCTGAAGGTCCGGAGCTCGCTGTCGCGGGCTCCACTGACCGCCGTACCCGGTGCGCGAGTGGTGCAGGACCCGGTACGCGAGTGGTGCAGCACCTGGCGCGAGTGGCGCAGCACCCGCGCGCAGGAAGGTCCGGTTCTCCCGGGATGGCCCGGTACTCAAGGGACGCTCACGCCGGACGTGAGCGCAGCCCCTCCAGCAGGATGTCGAGCAGCCGGGACGAAGCCGCGGCCTGCTGGGCGGCGTCCGGCAGCGAGGGTGCCGCCGTCGCGATGACCAGCAGAACGTCC containing:
- a CDS encoding AfsR/SARP family transcriptional regulator; translation: MRYRILGVTQVEDDRGAQITVGGPRVRALLTALAQRPEHTTTPDTLINEVWADDPPQDAPAALQALVGRLRRAIGKDTVTSEAGGYRLRATKDDVDLFVFERLVGQGKAALDQGDATTAADRLREALALWHGPALADLPDRTAATRPEALRLEATRARVDADLRLGRASDVVPELKELTSAHPYDEALHVLLIRALRDAGRGADALAAYEGVRRGLMDGLGADPGRELRALHAELLDPQRNPQPEQGQWHGQEYGQGQEYGQGNGKGKAARPEDTARPQARAGGAAPAGSVESGDLFRAPRNGNIRPRLNAFVGREPELGAIRSDVQRARLVTLTGPGGSGKTRLAEEAAAGLPQAWLVELAPLDRPEAVPGAVVSALGLRETVLITNEMAVPQDDPVALLVEYCAQRSQLLIFDNCEHVIGAAAELAETLLTHCPGLTILATSREPLGVPGELVRPVEPLPPDPARRLFMERASAVRPDADVAFHDSAAVDEICRRLDGLPLAIELAAARLRLLTPRQIADRLDDRFRLLTSGSRTVLPRQQTLRAVVDWSWDLLDERERTVLCEASVFAGGWDLAAAEAVCTGPAADLVGALVDKSLIVATPYDGDGDGDGDGEGGGYGDGDGYVDGVRLGGMRYRMLETIHEYATERAAEVPELRASAERRHRAWVRSLVEEAEPLLRSAEQLPWIRRLETELDNIRAALFRAVVAGDEEEGGALVLAMGWFWWLRNFRREGTEWTDLVLRLGAMLDATGPGAPPAPGGPPAVGLGTGAAVGSRSGTSMGSRTSASMGTRTGTTMGARKDTGAGPGEPGEGALSVGSRPVSGDALLAELDAVDPVAAFLDAPERDAHPLRGVRMRMRLFHLFMKMDVGSLDGRVDGPMREYIQRVRAVFEKGGPDAARMPGLIWPMASYFLGGADDLRPVMDAAVANCRAYGGEWEIGVTLMFRTHMVVDAPGGMDGVDDDLAELRVLSRRVGDRWMRAQVCSAAGEAAMARSLFDEAKGEYEEALRLAFEVGAYAETPFLMARLGEIAHRAGERSRALAALDEASAAAERYGVTDSRAFVRLLRAQIALDDGEVASARELCEQAREDGFQGTPPPQFVAALNWVDALVTTAESGPERGLRKLFDALRDAVDMRCADVVKAGFLDVGAGLLAELGDHPHAIRLLAAGARWRGGHPRPPRERVHAERTEAAALAALGPVRYESERAKGSDFATDDALRDLAEALNEHPIAD
- a CDS encoding sigma-70 family RNA polymerase sigma factor encodes the protein MSVDGRDESLGDGGAETGGPPSQQVPSQGGPSTGRAAPSGDSRPDPSVPSQRDRFDRRDVGALPPPADLPLVDLPPSDADLIERMRAGDDTAYEALYRRHAEAVRRYARTCCRDAHTADDLTAEVFARMLQAVRGGSGPEHAVRAYLLTTVRRVAANWTTSAKREQLVDDFAVFATQASRGSEVSDDDTLDLGADVHAMHEAEQSMAMQAFRSLPERWQAVLWHTEVEDESPSEVATLFGLDANGTRVLASRAREGLKQAYLQAHVSATLSMDEECARYADRLGAYARGGLRTRAERGLRKHLEECAKCRLAAGQIKEVAGGIPAVVPVAVIGWFGAAGYAKAVALIAGGAGAGAAGAAGAAAAASGGSGGASAGGGAAASEGLGAPVKAGIAAGVVAAATAVAVALALSGNHSPAKKPEAKPATSPAVEAPLPSPKPPKKTPTPNPPVVVAPAPTPTPTPSPTPKPTPKPTPKPSPTPTPTKAKAKPKPTPKPTPTPTPTPPPAPVVYQWSELEYGVNGDHTKPEMRLGESSWVWQRDGVSIANTTYAHGVTVHGQSSVTIDLNRSCSSYDAMVGVDDLTMGLGKARFSVYADGSQLWQSPLIEGGDQAIPVHVNLTGHKTIRLVVEPHSPFDSAALADWAESKFLCQ